Genomic window (Salvia hispanica cultivar TCC Black 2014 unplaced genomic scaffold, UniMelb_Shisp_WGS_1.0 HiC_scaffold_363, whole genome shotgun sequence):
TCCGTGTATGAAGGAAATAGAACGCTTCCTGCAAAGCAATAACAAACTCACTGCAATTAGATACTCCTACTCGGACATTAAAAGGATGACCAAAGGTTTTGGAGAGAAACTAGGCCAAGGAGGCTATGGTGATGTTTACAAAGGAAAACTCCGAAGTGGAAATAAAGTAGCAGTAAAAATGCTAAGAAATTTAGGAGGAAATGAGCATGACTTCATGAATGAAATTGCAACTATTGGAAGGATCCACCATGTCAATGTGGTGAAACTTGTTGGATACTGTGCACACGGATCCAAACGTGCCCTTGTGTTTGATTTCATGTCAAATGGTTCCTTGGACAAGTACCTATTCAATCAAGAGAAAATGAATTCTTTGAATTGGGCTAAGAAATTTGAGATTGCAGCGGGAGTGGCTCGAGGGATTGAGTATTTGCACCGAGGTTGTGACATCCAGATTCTGCATTTTGACATCAAACCTCACAATGTGCTTCTCAATGATAACTTCATCCCAAAAGTATCAGATTTTGGGCTTGCGAAATATTTCTCCAAAGAAAAGAACAGTGTGACCTTGACCGCAGCCAGAGGTACCATAGGCTATGTTGCTCCGGAATTGATCAACAGAGGCATTGGCACAATCTCATACAAAGCTGATGTGTATAGTTTTGGAATGATGCTAATGGACATAGTTGGCTTAAAGAGAGATTTGGTTGGAAACAATGATAGTTCTAGCAAGTATTTTCCGTATTGGATATATGATCACATCAACCAAGGCAAGGACTATACTGAAATTGCATGTGTTGATAAAAATGACGGCACGAGGGAAGTTTGTCGAAAGATGACAA
Coding sequences:
- the LOC125199048 gene encoding rust resistance kinase Lr10-like, with the protein product MTKGFGEKLGQGGYGDVYKGKLRSGNKVAVKMLRNLGGNEHDFMNEIATIGRIHHVNVVKLVGYCAHGSKRALVFDFMSNGSLDKYLFNQEKMNSLNWAKKFEIAAGVARGIEYLHRGCDIQILHFDIKPHNVLLNDNFIPKVSDFGLAKYFSKEKNSVTLTAARGTIGYVAPELINRGIGTISYKADVYSFGMMLMDIVGLKRDLVGNNDSSSKYFPYWIYDHINQGKDYTEIACVDKNDGTREVCRKMTIVALWCIQMNPGDRPSMNEVLKMLEGDVEHLRIPEYPSQSTQTVANVDQTGTTCSSDYVSFPHHDDSFPSVEITVQE